A genomic region of Halobacteriovorax sp. JY17 contains the following coding sequences:
- a CDS encoding M28 family peptidase: protein MNRILIALVSIFISIHSNAAFFEEAVHFLASDKLEGRKPGTPGNVTATNYSINQLKSLGLKPLAESYQQEFTIFTEMVKSGENSFGSATFKEELFEPISSSLSGKVENTGIVFVGYGITIPKSDTKLKYDDYQGLNVKGKIVVVMTGDPAIGNMNSPFRHPDYINYRSIFYKLKNAIIHGAAGVIVLNDPLSLENYPEEKAPYFNPTEGGGNRFSALAGYATNKWFNKVLIHKKTDVKKLQEVIRDTGRPNSFDLGGNFSMAVNLKKKTGRVSNVVGVLEGSDPILKKEVVVVGGHFDHLGHGGESSMDPHGHGEIHNGADDNASGTAMVLKLAKELSKKPHLRTYIFVLFNAEEMGLLGSAHFVDMWARHGEQYGEIKAMLNFDMVGRYNESVSVMGAATSLDWKPLLNPLESNLKFIVKNEAVGSSDHASFTVKKIPALFFTTGAHEDYHTSHDTAEKIDYDAMRGIETYALSLIAGMERVNAPVFNPDYSDGSDAGRPRGYGAHLGCVPEFGQSDDVVGVKCVRASDNSPALKAGIIAGDILVQIGDIEVKTIYDLAFALKYYRAGDKVELGWKRSGKLMKKVVTLTKSSH, encoded by the coding sequence ATGAATAGAATTTTAATAGCACTAGTGTCTATTTTTATCAGTATACATTCTAATGCAGCTTTCTTTGAAGAAGCTGTTCACTTTCTCGCAAGCGATAAGCTTGAAGGAAGAAAGCCTGGAACTCCTGGGAATGTCACGGCAACGAATTATTCAATTAATCAACTTAAGTCTCTTGGGCTTAAGCCCCTCGCTGAAAGTTACCAGCAAGAATTTACGATATTCACTGAAATGGTAAAAAGCGGAGAGAACTCATTTGGCTCCGCTACTTTTAAGGAAGAACTCTTTGAACCTATTTCATCTTCACTAAGTGGAAAAGTTGAAAATACAGGTATTGTTTTTGTTGGCTATGGAATTACCATTCCTAAGAGCGATACGAAGTTAAAGTACGATGACTATCAAGGATTAAATGTTAAGGGAAAAATTGTTGTCGTGATGACAGGGGATCCTGCCATTGGAAATATGAATTCTCCCTTTAGACACCCAGACTATATAAATTATAGATCTATATTCTACAAATTAAAGAATGCGATTATCCACGGAGCAGCAGGAGTTATTGTTTTAAATGACCCTCTCTCTCTTGAAAATTATCCAGAAGAGAAAGCTCCATACTTTAATCCAACTGAAGGTGGTGGAAATAGATTCTCTGCACTAGCGGGTTATGCAACTAATAAGTGGTTTAATAAAGTTCTAATTCATAAGAAAACTGATGTGAAGAAACTTCAAGAAGTCATAAGAGATACGGGAAGACCAAATTCTTTTGACCTTGGTGGAAATTTCTCCATGGCAGTTAACCTTAAAAAGAAAACAGGCCGAGTTTCAAATGTTGTAGGAGTTCTAGAGGGATCTGACCCAATTTTAAAGAAAGAAGTTGTTGTGGTTGGTGGTCACTTTGATCACTTAGGTCATGGTGGGGAATCTTCCATGGACCCACATGGACACGGGGAAATTCATAATGGAGCAGATGATAATGCTTCTGGTACAGCGATGGTTCTAAAATTAGCAAAAGAGCTAAGTAAGAAGCCTCATCTTAGAACTTATATCTTTGTTCTCTTTAATGCAGAGGAAATGGGACTACTTGGTTCTGCACACTTTGTGGATATGTGGGCCCGTCATGGTGAGCAATACGGAGAAATAAAGGCCATGCTTAATTTTGATATGGTTGGAAGATATAATGAATCAGTTTCAGTTATGGGAGCTGCGACATCACTGGATTGGAAACCACTTTTAAATCCTCTTGAAAGTAATTTGAAGTTCATCGTAAAAAATGAAGCTGTTGGGAGTAGCGACCACGCTTCTTTTACAGTAAAGAAAATTCCAGCGCTCTTCTTTACAACAGGTGCTCATGAGGATTATCACACAAGCCACGATACTGCTGAAAAAATAGATTACGATGCCATGAGAGGGATTGAGACTTACGCTCTCTCACTTATTGCAGGAATGGAAAGAGTAAATGCTCCGGTATTTAATCCAGATTACTCAGACGGATCAGATGCTGGAAGACCGAGAGGTTATGGAGCTCACCTTGGTTGTGTTCCTGAGTTTGGACAAAGCGATGATGTAGTAGGAGTTAAATGTGTTCGAGCAAGTGATAATTCCCCTGCTCTTAAGGCCGGAATTATTGCAGGAGATATTCTCGTTCAAATTGGTGATATAGAAGTGAAGACAATTTATGATCTTGCTTTTGCTCTTAAGTATTATAGAGCAGGAGATAAGGTTGAGCTTGGTTGGAAGAGAAGTGGAAAACTGATGAAGAAGGTTGTAACACTTACAAAAAGCTCTCACTAA